A section of the Pleuronectes platessa chromosome 7, fPlePla1.1, whole genome shotgun sequence genome encodes:
- the LOC128444298 gene encoding spatacsin-like, translating to MLQRCSSQYDLHRLLQLLADVDKLLKSNGPDFRKLSRLSQLLQGSDVSLSPRLLQCSSPSVQQEEFQAAVDALQARGRYTQARKVALLADLPVHHLLLSQLLQEMNSQKSKTTWRRLETRVSFWRSCQEQLKSDSTDPGSASCFFLSQADNPVSSENVQWQRWSTWNDVTISQSGLSDCEMVTFSPPIVLHWRVLTSRDSQAPVCGEENMAEIPCFFR from the exons ATGCTGCAGCGCTGCTCCTCCCAGTACGACCTCCAccgcctgctgcagctcctggccGACGTGGACAAGCTCCTCAAGTCCAACG gtccAGACTTCAGGAAGCTGTCGCGGCTCAGTCAGTTGCTGCAGGGCTCAGACGTCAGCTTGTCTCCCAGGCTGCTTCAGTGCAGTTCACCCTCTGTCCAGCAGGAGGAGTTCCAGGCTGCTGTGGACGCTCTGCAGGCCAGGGGGCGCTACACTCAGGCCAGGAAGGTGGCGCTGCTGGCCGACCTGCCCGTCCACCACCTGCTGCTCAGCCAG CTCCTTCAGGAAATGAACTCCCAGAAGTCCAAGACAACGTGGAGGAggttggagacccgggtcagttTCTGGAGGAGTTGTCAGGAGCAGCTGAAGAGCGACAGcactgatccaggatcagcttCCTGTTTCTTCTTGTCGCAGGCtgacaacccagtctcatcagaaaacgttcaatggcaacgttggtccacttggaacgacgttaccatctcacaatctggcctctcagattgtgagatggtaacatttagtcctcccattgttttgcattggcgtgttctcacgtcacgtgactctcaagctcccgtctgcggagaggaaaacatggcggagattccctgttttttcagataa